TTTATGGGTAGGTTGCTGCCGGACAAGAAAAGGCCGTCTGCAAAAACGCTGCTTTATTTTCAGCGTTACGGAATTTGGTTATTGCTGCTGGCTTGGTTGCCCATTGTCGGCGATGCTCTGCCGCTGGCTGCGGGCTGGCTGCGCTTGGATTGGAAAAAATGTGCAGTAATATTGATTGTGGGGAAATTGTTGCGCTATGCAGTTATCGGCTTTGGAGTGAGTTTTTTATCAAATTGAAAACTCAAATTCAATCATCATCAACAATACTTCCTGTGCCACACTTTCAGCCGCTCCTGCCGAGCCTGTGATGACCGCCGCATTTTCTTCCTGCTCTACGGCCAAAAACCTTTGGTACAGCGACTGTTATTTACAATCTGCCGTAGTAATAGGGAGGCTGTTGATATATTGATGGCAAAAAGCAGAATCCTTTGATTCTGCTTTTTATTCAAGTTACTGCTGCCCCGGTTCTTTCTGATAATGCGGAGAACGCGGGCCGTAAAGAATGCCATTGGTTTTAACCGGCGACAACAGCTGGATACCGGCAGTTTGTGCCATATCGTAACCTTTATCGCCCAAGGTGCCGGCAACCTGATCGATTAATGCGCCGATCAGGGCAGCCAAAATGCCGTTATTATTGTTTTTCGCGGCTTCATCAGAAGCCCTAGCCGAACCGCTCCATAATTCTTTGCCGGTACGCGCATCAACCAGCTTGGCTTCGGCGGTTACGGTGGTAACGCTTTGGATAACTTGATAGCGCGTGCCGTAGTCTTTCACGGTAACATACAGCACGGCATCGTTACCGAAAATTTCATGCAGTTTGTTCAATTTAACATCGTGAATATCGGCCGCATTGGTCAGGCCATTTTGCTTGAAAGTTTCCGCTGCAACCGCCACCGGAAACACATAGTAGCCTGCTTCGGAAAGCGGGAAGGTGGTAGCCGTCAGCATTCCCCAAGTCGCTTTAACATCCGGCGATTCGTTTAAAGGCGGCAATACCAAAATAGATTTGGGATTGCTTTCTTTGAAGGCGGTGTAGTCGTAAGGTTGGGCTTTGTAGGTTTGGCAGGCAGCAAGAGCCAGTGTTGCAGCCAAAGGAAGAATGAAGCGGTTCAGTTTCATTTTTTAGCTCCTTTAGCTTTATTTTTCAAAAGAAAATCCATAAATTTACCGGATTCGGGGAAAAGTTGTTTTTCCGCCTCGAATTGAGATTTCGCGGCATCGGTCCGTCCCGCATCAATCAACAGCAAACCCATATGGGCATGAGCACCCGGCGCGGCCGGAAGTTGTTTGCGTTCCGCTTCGTTGAAATACTTTTCCATTTTACTGATTTGTCCGCCGACCGTGCTGTCATCGTTTTTCAAACGCTCGTAAACAGCATCATTATAGCCTTTCCAATAATACATCTGCTTGGGAGCAGAGCCGCAGGCAGCCAGCAAAAAAGCTGCAGCCAGCGGCAAAGCATATACGGCAATTCCGTTTTTCATACAGTCTCCTTAGCGGTTGGGCTGCCAAGTACCGTTATCAACAGCTTGCACCAAATTGTTTACCGCTTCTCGAATCGCCAAATCCAACACTTTGCCGTTTAAAGTTGCGTCATAACCGGAAGTGCCACCGAAACCGATGATTTCACGGTTGGACAGCGAATATTCACCGGCACCTTGAGTAGAGTACACAATTTCCGAAGTTTGGACATTAACAATGTTCAGAGCAACTTTGGCGTAAGCAATCTGCGACTTGCCGCGCCCCAAAATACCAAAGAGCTGGTGATCGCCTACATCTTTACGCCCAAATTCTGTAACATCACCGGTAACGACATAACGTGCCGCTTTCAGATTTTGAGCTTTGCCGGAAATACCCGCCTCTTGTTTTAATGCACTCAAATTGGTGCGGTTCAACACATTAAAACGGTTGGTTTGTTGCAAATGCGTAGCTAAGATGGTTTTGGCTTGACTGCCCAAACGGTCCTCACCATCAGAGAACACGCCTTTTTGGAAGCTGGAACGGTTGTCGAAGCTGCCGATAGAAATCGGCGTGCGCACACCTGTATATTGCGTATTGTAAGAAGCAACTTTAGCAACTTCCAAGCTGCGTGAAGATTCAGTCGCACAACCGGCCAGCAGACCTAATGCAATGGTGCAGGCAAGAATAGTTTTCATCATGGTCATAAATAGTTCTCCAATAGATTGATTAAATTAATATTACCAATTGACATATTACATGATTTGGTAAAGAAATGCAAGATTAAAGTAGATACTTATTTCTATTTAAACCACCGTTTCCAAAACAGCCGTTTATCATCCGCAGTCTCGGACTGCATCGAGGCCATCTGAATATCTTGGCTGTATGTCCTAGCCTGATTTTCAGACGACCTTGTGTTTTGAACAGCATTCAGCCGGTTCAAGTATTCGGCATTGGCCACATGCAAGCAGCTGTTGTCGGCGAGTAGGGCGTTGATATGCTCGTAGGCTTCACTGTTTTCTGTTTCAAGCGCCCTGATTTGGGTTTCAGCCGCAACGAGGCGGTCATATAAATCACGCCCATGCCGAAGTGCAGGAGATTCAGGGTTGTTGAACAATACCCCGACAATCTGCTTTTTAAACGTATTGGCGATTTTACGGCAATGACGGCTTATCCGTTCCCCCGCCTCTTCAATGTCCAAATCCACCAACTCTTCTTCATCGATATAGAAAAAACCGCCTGCTTTGACTGCAATCTGAAAAACAGGAATCCCCGCTATTTCAAGATCACGGCATTTTGGGTGGTTGGCCGACAAACCGTTGCTATGGAAAAACTCAAACGCAATCTGACCGTTCCAATCGCAGCCACAGTTTCTTTCTGCTCCGCAGTCAGTTTGCTTCCGTCTTTTTCATCATACAACCAGTTGCTGATAACCGGGGCGACGGCTTCTGCGCCACCTGCGGCTATGGCAGCCGTCATCGCATCGTTACCGCCCGCGGCAGCAACTGCTGCGCCCAGTACCGCATGAGAGAGTATATGAGCGGCTTCTTGCTTGGCGGTTAATTTGCCGTCTGCGTTGTCTTTTGCCAAACCTTTGAAATGCTGACCGATTTGATAAGCGACGGCAGGGCTGACGGTTGCGGCGGCAATACCCGCCACGCTGTCGGTCGGGGCACTTAATCCCGCCGCTACCATATTCAGGCCGGTGCTGCTTCGGCGGTTTCGGTGCGGATGTTGGTATAGGTGGCTGTTGCTTGTGTAGCGTCCCGATTGTTGTTGATGACGATGTTGCGTACTGCAGCCGCCGCATTTTGTACGGCCTGTACGACAGGGACGTTGACGGCTAGGGTTAAGCCTTTTTGTTCGATGGTGCGTTGGTAATACATGGTATGCTTGCGTGCAGGGGTACGCACCCTACACATGGAGTTTAGAGTTTATGCAGGCT
The nucleotide sequence above comes from Neisseria animalis. Encoded proteins:
- a CDS encoding DUF799 domain-containing protein, giving the protein MNRFILPLAATLALAACQTYKAQPYDYTAFKESNPKSILVLPPLNESPDVKATWGMLTATTFPLSEAGYYVFPVAVAAETFKQNGLTNAADIHDVKLNKLHEIFGNDAVLYVTVKDYGTRYQVIQSVTTVTAEAKLVDARTGKELWSGSARASDEAAKNNNNGILAALIGALIDQVAGTLGDKGYDMAQTAGIQLLSPVKTNGILYGPRSPHYQKEPGQQ
- a CDS encoding YqaA family protein — its product is MTLLYAYLGLIISAFTSATLLPGTSEAAFTAFVYRYPEELWTALLCVGIANGLGSMVSYFMGRLLPDKKRPSAKTLLYFQRYGIWLLLLAWLPIVGDALPLAAGWLRLDWKKCAVILIVGKLLRYAVIGFGVSFLSN
- a CDS encoding DUF4810 domain-containing protein, with protein sequence MKNGIAVYALPLAAAFLLAACGSAPKQMYYWKGYNDAVYERLKNDDSTVGGQISKMEKYFNEAERKQLPAAPGAHAHMGLLLIDAGRTDAAKSQFEAEKQLFPESGKFMDFLLKNKAKGAKK
- a CDS encoding CsgG/HfaB family protein, with the protein product MTMMKTILACTIALGLLAGCATESSRSLEVAKVASYNTQYTGVRTPISIGSFDNRSSFQKGVFSDGEDRLGSQAKTILATHLQQTNRFNVLNRTNLSALKQEAGISGKAQNLKAARYVVTGDVTEFGRKDVGDHQLFGILGRGKSQIAYAKVALNIVNVQTSEIVYSTQGAGEYSLSNREIIGFGGTSGYDATLNGKVLDLAIREAVNNLVQAVDNGTWQPNR